In Methanophagales archaeon, a genomic segment contains:
- a CDS encoding toprim domain-containing protein, protein MNRAERARDYEAYVELCSVVQEMDDFVDAIVVEGVRDKEALEELGVTKEIAMYSVGFSYAGFVDYLMSRYRRVTILTDYDRAGKKLNKRLTASLEREGVKVENRYRDRIGKILCVRGIRNIESITSLTKRF, encoded by the coding sequence ATGAACAGAGCAGAACGAGCAAGGGACTATGAAGCTTATGTTGAGCTGTGCAGTGTGGTACAGGAGATGGACGATTTTGTAGATGCGATAGTTGTGGAGGGAGTGCGAGATAAGGAAGCACTGGAGGAGCTGGGTGTGACGAAGGAGATAGCGATGTATTCAGTAGGATTCAGCTATGCGGGTTTCGTGGACTACTTGATGAGCAGGTACAGGCGCGTTACGATACTCACGGACTATGACAGAGCGGGAAAGAAGCTGAACAAGCGATTAACGGCAAGTCTGGAGCGCGAGGGTGTGAAAGTGGAGAACCGGTACAGAGATAGGATAGGCAAGATATTGTGCGTTCGGGGTATCAGGAATATAGAATCAATAACATCACTGACGAAGAGGTTTTAG